The Bos indicus x Bos taurus breed Angus x Brahman F1 hybrid chromosome 3, Bos_hybrid_MaternalHap_v2.0, whole genome shotgun sequence genome includes a window with the following:
- the GPR35 gene encoding G-protein coupled receptor 35 isoform X1, which translates to MKALGQWPHCEARDIPPGCPQGPLPSFWAGPESPAFRTPGPGPGVPRLWPLMAGTPLPPQVRRLGVAVVEERGPGGSAVPRAKHGDGDGGPGHTQQPPRERPRLPGTSLEEVHLDRAGMPTSCSIASSIFSQTPTIPRGEGPRPQGRRSPCLQSRIWTPTPHRLPHRLSGRCEAGEPFGRTCRGVSSSGGNQRVSPGIMNSSNCSSWDANPVYYTYMGGLLALGLLLNGLALWVLCWRLPRWTETRIYMANLAVADLCLLCALPSFLYFQKQTSKDTPLCQISQAVYLLNRYMSISLVTAIAVDRYVAVRHPLRARRLRSPGRAAAVCTALWAVVLGSLVLRWFLDVQDGGFCFAVRSGRSTYTGVFSLLGFYLPLAVLVFCSLQVVTALTQRPEANPGQAEATQKASRMVLANLAVFVVCFLPFHMVLTMRVALGLQTCAIKVAMQITSRLSDANCCLDAICYYFMAKEFQEASVSTTSPRAKAHKSKDSVTMTLT; encoded by the exons ATGAAGGCCCTCGGCCAGTGGCCACACTGCGAGGCTCGTGACATCCCACCTGGGTGTCCTCAGGGTCCTTTGCCCTCATTCTGGGCGGGTCCTGAGTCCCCCGCTTTCAGGACTCCTGGACCTGGGCCGGGAGTCCCCCGCCTCTGGCCCCTGATGGCGGGGACACCACTCCCACCCCAGGTGAGGAGACTGGGGGTGGCGGTGGTGGAGGAAAGGGGTCCTGGAGGCAGCGCGGTTCCCAGGGCCAAGcatggggatggggatgggggccCTGGGCACACCCAGCAGCCTCCTAGGGAGCGACCCCGCCTCCCGGGCACTTCCCTGGAAGAGGTTCATCTGGACAGGGCAGGGATGCCAACCTCCTGCAGCATTGCCAGCAGTATTTTCTCTCAAACTCCAACTATTCCGAGGGGTGAAGGGCCAAGACCCCAGGGCAGAAGGAGCCCCTGCCTTCAGTCCCGCATTTGGACCCCTACCCCCCACAGGCTGCCACACAGGCTCTCGGGCAGGTGTGAAGCAGGAGAG CCCTTCGGCAGGACCTGTCGAGGCGTCAGCAGCTCAGGAGGGAACCAGCGAGTCAG CCCCGGGATCATGAACAGCAGCAACTGCAGCTCCTGGGATGCCAACCCAGTCTATTACACGTACATGGGCGGGCTCCTGGCGCTCGGCCTGCTGCTCAACGGCCTGGCGCTCTGGGTGCTGTGCTGGCGCCTGCCGCGGTGGACAGAGACCCGCATCTACATGGCCAACCTGGCCGTGGCCGACCTCTGCCTGCTCTGCGCCCTGCCCTCCTTCCTGTACTTCCAGAAGCAGACCTCCAAGGACACGCCGCTCTGCCAGATCTCCCAGGCCGTCTACCTGCTCAACAGGTACATGAGCATCAGCCTGGTCACGGCCATCGCCGTGGACCGCTACGTGGCCGTGCGGCACCCGCTGCGCGCCCGCAGGCTCCGCTCCCCTGGCCGGGCCGCGGCTGTGTGCACCGCGCTCTGGGCCGTGGTCCTCGGCTCCCTGGTGCTCCGCTGGTTCCTGGACGTGCAGGACGGTGGCTTCTGCTTCGCCGTCCGCTCCGGGCGGAGCACCTACACCGGGGTCTTCTCGCTGCTGGGCTTCTACCTGCCGCTGGCCGTGCTGGTCTTCTGCTCTCTGCAGGTGGTGACCGCCCTGACCCAGAGGCCCGAGGCTAACCCGGGCCAGGCGGAAGCCACGCAGAAAGCCTCTCGCATGGTCCTGGCGAACCTGGCCGTCTTCGTGGTCTGCTTCCTGCCCTTCCACATGGTGCTGACCATGCGCGTGGCCCTGGGCCTGCAGACCTGCGCCATTAAGGTGGCCATGCAGATCACGAGCAGACTCTCAGATGCCAACTGCTGCCTAGACGCCATCTGCTACTACTTCATGGCCAAGGAGTTCCAGGAGGCGTCTGTGTCAACCACATCCCCCAGAGCCAAGGCCCACAAGAGCAAGGACAGTGTGACCATGACCCTGACCTAG
- the GPR35 gene encoding G-protein coupled receptor 35 isoform X2, translated as MNSSNCSSWDANPVYYTYMGGLLALGLLLNGLALWVLCWRLPRWTETRIYMANLAVADLCLLCALPSFLYFQKQTSKDTPLCQISQAVYLLNRYMSISLVTAIAVDRYVAVRHPLRARRLRSPGRAAAVCTALWAVVLGSLVLRWFLDVQDGGFCFAVRSGRSTYTGVFSLLGFYLPLAVLVFCSLQVVTALTQRPEANPGQAEATQKASRMVLANLAVFVVCFLPFHMVLTMRVALGLQTCAIKVAMQITSRLSDANCCLDAICYYFMAKEFQEASVSTTSPRAKAHKSKDSVTMTLT; from the coding sequence ATGAACAGCAGCAACTGCAGCTCCTGGGATGCCAACCCAGTCTATTACACGTACATGGGCGGGCTCCTGGCGCTCGGCCTGCTGCTCAACGGCCTGGCGCTCTGGGTGCTGTGCTGGCGCCTGCCGCGGTGGACAGAGACCCGCATCTACATGGCCAACCTGGCCGTGGCCGACCTCTGCCTGCTCTGCGCCCTGCCCTCCTTCCTGTACTTCCAGAAGCAGACCTCCAAGGACACGCCGCTCTGCCAGATCTCCCAGGCCGTCTACCTGCTCAACAGGTACATGAGCATCAGCCTGGTCACGGCCATCGCCGTGGACCGCTACGTGGCCGTGCGGCACCCGCTGCGCGCCCGCAGGCTCCGCTCCCCTGGCCGGGCCGCGGCTGTGTGCACCGCGCTCTGGGCCGTGGTCCTCGGCTCCCTGGTGCTCCGCTGGTTCCTGGACGTGCAGGACGGTGGCTTCTGCTTCGCCGTCCGCTCCGGGCGGAGCACCTACACCGGGGTCTTCTCGCTGCTGGGCTTCTACCTGCCGCTGGCCGTGCTGGTCTTCTGCTCTCTGCAGGTGGTGACCGCCCTGACCCAGAGGCCCGAGGCTAACCCGGGCCAGGCGGAAGCCACGCAGAAAGCCTCTCGCATGGTCCTGGCGAACCTGGCCGTCTTCGTGGTCTGCTTCCTGCCCTTCCACATGGTGCTGACCATGCGCGTGGCCCTGGGCCTGCAGACCTGCGCCATTAAGGTGGCCATGCAGATCACGAGCAGACTCTCAGATGCCAACTGCTGCCTAGACGCCATCTGCTACTACTTCATGGCCAAGGAGTTCCAGGAGGCGTCTGTGTCAACCACATCCCCCAGAGCCAAGGCCCACAAGAGCAAGGACAGTGTGACCATGACCCTGACCTAG